Below is a window of Podarcis muralis chromosome 5, rPodMur119.hap1.1, whole genome shotgun sequence DNA.
cctggaggacccaagttggtgaaggctgtttaAAGTATGTCACATAGCACAAGCTTCTGGTAGACACAGAAAGTCCTTGTTGCCTGTGACACACTTTTGTGCAGTGTGTTCTCACAGCGTCCCTGCTGAGCGCTGTATTGGAAGTGCAAAAGTGGACAGCGATGGTTTGTAACTCCAAGCAGAGAGCAAAGCTGTTTTGTAATTGTTTAAAAACTAGTTTCCACACAAAAATCAAGACTTGCTACTGAAGActatgctagggttgccatatttcaaaaagtaaagacCAGGACACCTTGAAAGTTGTTGAAAGGTTCTAAAGAATTAGAAAGCTGGGCAATTAGAAGGTTAACATTGAGACTACGACAACTGTAATATGCTGACTGGCGAAACCTATTAGCCAAGCAGACTTGGCTACAGGAAACAGGCAGTTTCCTTACATCCTCTTCGAGCGGGTGTTGGGGGAATGGAATAAGACAATTGCTGTGCAAAATTGATTCTCTTTTCAATTAACAACTACACTTTGGACCCTCTCCACACAATCGGGAATTTTGAAAGGTAGGATCTCTGAAATCTAAAATGTAATCTGTGCAAAGGGGTGTAAACTGCAGTCTGATAggtgtaatttttttaatttttttttgtatttccacTTTATAGAATCTTCATGGACCTATAGCTGTTTGACTTTACTTTGCagcagttcaaaaaccaaaggAGCTTTCGCCTCTCCTTGTTTAAACAGTGCATTTCCACCCAATACGTTGAACTGAATCCAGATACATTAATTGAAAGGGCATGGATGTATAGTTTTGGTCCTTATTGCACTTAAAAGTACCacgtaataatttttttttaatatccttgTGGTATGTGGGTTAATACTAGCagcagaaataaaaaatgtgagATGCAAAAGCATCTGTTTTCTCCCCTCTACTTAATCTCTTAACTGCAGATGggtatttatacattttttattcCAATTTCTGAAATGACAATaaccaagaaaatattaatagaGTATGGCAACTGGTTGCCCATATGCCAGTTCACTCCTGGGCAGAGGAAGACAAAAAATGAGTTCTATTGCTTGGCCTCTTCCATCTCCCCACGAGTCATTTTAGGCCTAGGAACACACAGAAAAGTATACCTGCTTCTACCTAGCCTTTCAGTGTTGACAAGTAAAAAAAGGCAGGTGTGAGAAAGGAAGGTATTAACTCATGTGTTACTTCCCCACTTGCCTTCCCTGACACTTTCTAGCCTGGAAAGGTAAAAAAGGTGTTTGGTAGGTAGCTGATCATAAGGAACCCCATTTTGCACACACTTATGCTCTTTCCCACACATAAAatcagggagggggaaggacTACTTATGCCTAAAAGTCATGTGGCATGAGTGTGTGCTTGCCTCCCCCCAACcccatctccctctccctgccttcAAAATGGGTTACTTGCAAGGGTTAGCTGCCAAACATGAGTGTATAGTTCACCTTGTTGGAAGACTGGAAAAACAGTATATTCTATACAAAACTAAGCTGAAATATGTTTGAAAAGGGCCTGGGACACATGGGAAGCAGCAGGACATAATTTCCAAAGAATTGCAACTACCTAAGATCAGCACTGAACTCACTTAGATAAAACTCTTTCCAATAATGTAATTGTCAAACTAAATCACATATACTGTGCTTCACCAAGGGAAGGGAAGTAGTCTTCGCCCCCCACCCTTGTGCTACTACTGACTGGCGAAACATGTTAGCCAAGCAGGCTTGGCTACAGGAAACAGGTGGttttgggctgctgaatgggggcggtGGGGAGAGCCGCGCTcctctgccggcagcctcggcttctccctcccttttctcaccaaacctcctttccccccctttttttctccaaacctccttccccctcccttttctcaCCAAACTTCATTTCTCTTCCCCTTTTCCAATAATGTCATTGTCAAGCTAAATCACATATACTGTGCTTCACCAAGGGAAGGAAAGTACCGGTAGTCTTCTGTCTTGAAGAGATCAGGAGGTTCATAAACTGTTTGATTCTGCCTTGAGGAAGATGTTTTGTTAAGGAAAGATGGCACATTGACTGTGTGTAGAATTTTTTTGAAAGTATTTGGGAACGTTCCAAGGTCTGATTCTGCCTTTGTGATCTGTTCTTCCATTCCTGACACACTATTTCCGACCATTTTTACAAAGACCTCCAGTTTGTCGATCTTTCTATACAGTTGCTTCATTTCCATTGCCTTTGCATGAAAATGAGGCACACTTTCACTTACTACTTGAGAGGAATCACTTCGAATCATGACTAGCATCCCCACAAACTCATCCACTCTGGTCACTCTGGATGGGGCGACTCCTCCCAGCGGTGAGGGCAGCAGGTACCCGGCGTAGTCCGCCGCGGCCGAGGTCAGCAGCAGTTCCGCTCCACAGGCATCGCCTTCGGCCACgttgtcttcttcctcctcccccatcccGGAGGTGCTGCTGTGGCTCTGAAAGATATAACCGCCATCGCCGCTCAGCTGCCGCCTCATCTATTCGGCCCCCACCCTCGTGCTACTACTCTCAGCCCGTGCGCATCGGGAAGCCAACCTGATAGGTGTCATGTTGAACGATATGTCTGGAGactttcaaataagcacatatcTTTTGGATGTGTCCTGTAAACCTCACCCACATGGGCAAACAAGGGCCCTGACCCTAGAACCAGATTACTGGAAAGACGCTGATGGAGAAGGATACACAGGGCCAGACCCAAAGTGCTTCTGAAAGACCAGCCTGTGATGGCAGTGCCCCATCCTCAGAGGACTCCACTGAGGATCATATAGAGTCCCTTGCTCTGTAAAAGTAAAAGACTGTTGAAGCCGACTGGGGTCTTTAACTGTAATGGCACCTTCCAGTGAGTGCAGGGCTAGCAACAGAGATAGGGCTGCTATATAAACCTCAGTCTCCATTTTATGCTTCCTGAAGCAGCATCAGACCAGTGATGCCCTAGACCCAGAGTAATGTCTGAGCCCTACCTCCAGCCCCAGAGCTTCACCTCTCTTCAGGTCCTGACCTGCCCTCTGGCCTCCCACTGGACCCTGTTCCAGTCACCAGGGCCTGCCCATTCCTGCTTCTGGCCCAGTGCTGCTTCCAGGTATCTGGGGGCCCCATTGACAGGCTTCTGCCTCCAAGTACCCTCAGATGCCAGCccgggccctgcccctgcctttTGCTCAGGACCAGTGCTTGCTTCACAAGTTGGCCCATGAGATACTCCCCATTGCGTGGCTAGTTCCCGCCTCCCCcgaggaaataaagacacaggacacaagaattcaggttaatgggtcaaattaggccacaaccttattgattacaggaattgagcggtattggcttaggcattggtcctaaccattAACCGGCTAGAGGCTGGAAGGGTTAATCACAAGAGgaaggagtcctgctgaggcacgtcaactaggacctcCCCCTGACGTCAACACGTGGGGTgtgccgtgggcccacacctccttaggcttaggacaaggccacgccccccggaatcctttaccggactacccttgcTTGGGGGAAGTTGATGGcgctccttcccccttcatttgcataacaatagaacagtacccctaccaatgcctaaccgccaataccgaagagttgtgacggtttgctacgaggtaggtgaaaaccaaatggctggagccAATCTGCCATttggggaaaattcctaccaggccccttgacggtgACCAACCGAAGTTCATAGCAACGTCAGAGAACCTATCctaagaaagggggagggatggGCAGGAAAACCAGTCAGCTGCAGGAGCGGGGGGAAAGAGGAGAAGCCTCGGCTGCGGCAGGTTTAAATAGCTGAGGCCccgcccccagagccagctgattggctggcccagGGTATGACACGGGCGGGGATTCCCTTAGGTATCGCGGGGGCTGGAGCCAGCCCCCGCAAAAGTGGGGAAGGGGCATGATACCCGCAGCCCCACCTCCTTTTCTTTATTGCGGAAGTGGCTTTCTTTGAAAAGAACAGCAAAGACATTTTAAGAGATAATAATACAATATTTATTTAAGATGAACACATGCATAAAGAATACAGAAGGATCTATTGCAGAATTATTTGATTAATTGTATATATAACTGAAAAAATAATTGActgattttgaaaaaaaatgcagTGTATATTTTTATAGATCACAAAATGGTTTAACACAATGTACCAGTATTCATTTCTAATTCCAGTACGATTGGATTATGATCTGCATATTTAGCTTTGTTGATATCCATGCCAATGCCAATAGTTCGTATTATTTCTGCCTTTTTTACATAGCTTAATAAGGGTTTGGAGACAAAAAAAATATCTATCCTGGATGAAGTTTTATGCCGATGAGAGTAGAACGTATATTCTCGTGTATCAACATGATGAAATCTCCACACATCTACCAGGTCAAAATTATGAATCAAATCTTCCATTGCTTTGCATAAGGTTGATCTGTTGTTTTTGGGATCCGTTGATCTATCTTTAGCTTCTGACATTACAAAATTCATATCTCCTCCAATAATCCATTTCGCGCTATTGTCAAAACTTGTCATGATTCTGTATAAGTAACTGAAAAATTCAGTTCTATTATTGTTTGGAGCATATATATTAGCTATGTTTAGCACTTCTTCATTTACACAGACTCGAATCATCATGACTCTGCCTTTATACTTTTCCTCTGTTTCTTCATATGTCTTCtgtatttcaattttattttcatttatatacattgcTGTTCCTGCTGAGTCTGAAGTGCTAGCTGAAGCAATAAGTTTGCCCAATCTTATATCACGTAATAAATATTCATGGTATTTTCCAATGTGCGTTTCCTGAAGCATGATTACATCAGCGTTTTCTTTACATAGATTCTCGAAAATTCTTTTTCGTTTCTCAGAACCGTTTAAACCTCTTGTATTGACAGAAAACATTTTGATTGAATTCATCTTCAATATTTTTATGGCTATTTTAAAGCAGAGTACTCTTCAAATCTCTCAGCTGTTGACTGTTCAGGTCTCTCGAAGCAGAAAGAAAGTTGGCGAATGCAGCTCGTTTTATATGCTGTTTATTTAGCCCCACCCACCCAATGCCACGTTGTGGTCAGTGATTGGTTAAATTTGCTCTGATGATTTGACGTAACATGGAATTTTCTAGTCACCTTAGAAATCGAAATCTAGTGCCCTAATTTCGACATCACTCGTTTTACTTAAATTCCAGCCTGATGTTTGACTCTTGCGCTGTTGTTTTTCTGCCCTGTTTGTTTTTGTGCATCCTCTTAAGTTCTCCTTTTGGCTATTTCCAGCCACTGTACTTATACTAATGTAAACTTCTATTATTACCATGCTTTTGTGcgaattttattttatgtttatgaGATATTTTATACTGTGATCCCAACATTCCTCAACAGGGATCCTACTACTCTTTCCACCATCTGAATCAAGTATTGAAAAAGTAGGCATGTTCAAATAATTTGAAAGGTTTTTAAAGCTACAACTACAACAGAATTTATAGAATAAGAAATAACACAAAGGAATAAAGAACACATACAAAGACCAAGTGTTTCTTGCTTGTCTTCTGCTTCTCCCCCATTCCAGATCTTATCCTGTCTCCCTACCACTTTTATCTATCTGAAATAACCCTTGCTCGCCTTTCCCTATCTCCATCCAATCAGGagtgtttatttcttttttaaaacatttttattaaagtttttcataatacaataacaTATAGAAAATCaatgtaaatttaaaaaaaacctacaaaaAGTTCAAATAGAATAAGTAGACTATGGAGTCCTCTCTTAAATGTAGTTCTTAACCCATGCCACCCACAGCCCCTGCCAGCTCTTTCCattcttctcccagcctctcacCCTAAGAGGCCAACatttccctgcctcccacccaggGTCCCTCCATCAACCATCTATCACCCCAGGAGTGTCTGTTTCTGAGAAGCACCTCAGATCTTTGTCTATTCCTGTGATAACTCCTCACCCAGTTCCTTGTCTTGCTGCTTCTGTTCGATAAGCAGACTTGATCCTTTAGCACAAAACACCATGCCCTGAGCCTAAATTCCTCATTTAGACAcccaccacactgtcctgaaGATGAGGAATTCTGTTCTAGGGTCATGGCACTTGTTGTCCCATGTGGGTGAGGTTTACAGGACACATCGGCAAGACCTGTGTGTATTTGAAAGTTTCCAGACATAAAGTACAccatatttttcgttctataggacgcacccgaccaaaGGACGCACCtattttttagaggaggaaaacaataaaaaaaatattctgaatcaaatgttgtataaACTACTGTATTGAATAAACAACCAGAATCATATTAcagcccgtcttggctgattagagcgtgtccagacgaggtgcgggcccccctgggtgatatcatcaatttgtcccttggcaccgggatattcccaggggaactgaaggaggcagtggtgcgtccgctcttaaagaaaacatcattagatcctttagatctatccaattaccgcctggtttcgaatcttccattcctgggtaatgtgattgagagagcggttgctgaacagcttggtaggtttctggatgaaacatcggctctcgatctattccagtctggcttccgcgctggtcatgggaccgagacggctctggtcgccctaacagatgatctccgcaggcagctggatcgaggcgggtcggggctgctgattcttctagacctgtcagcagccttcgacatggtcaatcacgaactcctggaccaccgccttgccgacgtggggatccagggcacagtccttcaatggctgcgctcgtttctctctggtcggggacagagggtggcgcttgggggggaattgtcatcgc
It encodes the following:
- the LOC114598462 gene encoding biogenesis of lysosome-related organelles complex 1 subunit 4-like, whose amino-acid sequence is MRRQLSGDGGYIFQSHSSTSGMGEEEEDNVAEGDACGAELLLTSAAADYAGYLLPSPLGGVAPSRVTRVDEFVGMLVMIRSDSSQVVSESVPHFHAKAMEMKQLYRKIDKLEVFVKMVGNSVSGMEEQITKAESDLGTFPNTFKKILHTVNVPSFLNKTSSSRQNQTVYEPPDLFKTEDYRYFPSLGEAQYM